A single region of the Bacteroidota bacterium genome encodes:
- the recJ gene encoding single-stranded-DNA-specific exonuclease RecJ gives MQKRWIPKPEPDKLKVEALAGAINVNKVLSGILVQRGIDDFEKAKRFFRPQYSQMHDPFLMKGMDTAIIRIDEALSKNQKVLIYGDYDVDGTTAVATVYDFFSKRFSEIEYYIPDRYTEGYGISFMAIDWASNNGFSLIIALDCGIKANDKVKYANKKGVDFIICDHHLPGEELPDAVAILNPKQADCPYPFKELSGCGIGLKLVQAYCIKHQIDFKQVEEYMDLSAISVASDLVNIMDENRILAYQGLKKLKENPNRGIKALLENYAARPEYSVNDIVFFIGPRINAAGRIADAKDSVRLMISDKDKDSQQIAEMINHHNNERRNFDSSITEEAFNMILADENFHNKKSTVLFHKEWHKGVIGIVASRLIEKYYRPTIVLTESNGMAAGSARSVEGFDLYHAIEECSDLLEQYGGHTHAAGLTLRVENVPSFIEKFENIVVKNIETRSLTPEIEYDTEIAFRAITPKFFSVLKQFAPFGPGNASPIFMTRNVWDVGDVTIVGNNHLRLSLTHEEGGRIYKAIGFGLGEHYNKVAQGISFDICYYIEENHFNGHVNLQLNIKDILFKS, from the coding sequence ATGCAAAAACGTTGGATACCAAAACCAGAACCCGATAAATTAAAAGTTGAGGCTTTGGCTGGTGCCATTAACGTAAATAAAGTATTATCAGGCATATTGGTACAAAGAGGCATTGATGATTTTGAAAAAGCAAAACGTTTTTTCAGGCCGCAATACAGTCAAATGCACGACCCTTTTTTAATGAAGGGAATGGATACTGCCATTATCAGAATTGACGAAGCATTATCAAAAAATCAAAAGGTTTTAATTTACGGTGATTATGATGTGGATGGCACCACTGCAGTAGCAACTGTTTACGATTTTTTTTCAAAGCGTTTTTCTGAAATTGAATATTACATACCCGACAGATATACCGAGGGATATGGCATTTCATTTATGGCCATAGACTGGGCCAGCAACAATGGTTTTAGTTTAATAATTGCATTGGATTGTGGCATTAAAGCCAATGATAAAGTTAAGTACGCCAATAAAAAAGGGGTTGATTTCATTATTTGCGATCATCATTTACCCGGAGAAGAATTACCCGATGCAGTGGCTATTTTAAATCCAAAACAAGCAGATTGCCCATATCCTTTTAAAGAACTTTCCGGTTGTGGTATAGGTTTAAAATTAGTTCAGGCATATTGCATTAAGCACCAAATAGATTTTAAACAGGTAGAAGAATATATGGATTTATCAGCCATTAGTGTTGCCAGCGATTTGGTAAACATTATGGACGAAAATAGAATATTAGCCTACCAAGGATTAAAAAAACTAAAAGAAAACCCCAATAGAGGCATTAAAGCGTTGTTAGAAAACTATGCAGCAAGACCCGAATACTCTGTAAACGATATTGTGTTTTTCATTGGGCCAAGAATAAACGCAGCCGGTAGAATTGCCGATGCTAAAGATTCTGTTAGATTAATGATTTCGGACAAAGACAAGGACTCACAGCAAATTGCCGAAATGATTAATCACCATAACAATGAGCGCAGAAACTTTGATAGCAGTATTACCGAAGAAGCCTTTAACATGATTTTGGCTGATGAAAATTTTCACAATAAGAAATCAACTGTACTGTTTCATAAAGAATGGCATAAAGGTGTAATTGGTATTGTTGCTTCCAGATTAATAGAAAAATATTACCGACCTACTATAGTTTTAACCGAAAGTAATGGAATGGCTGCGGGCTCAGCACGCTCTGTTGAAGGATTTGATTTGTACCATGCCATAGAAGAGTGTAGCGATTTGTTAGAGCAATATGGTGGACACACCCATGCTGCCGGACTAACACTAAGAGTAGAAAATGTTCCTTCTTTTATTGAAAAGTTTGAAAACATTGTAGTTAAAAATATTGAAACCCGCAGTCTTACACCAGAAATTGAATACGATACGGAAATTGCTTTTAGAGCCATAACACCTAAGTTTTTTAGTGTACTTAAACAGTTTGCACCTTTTGGGCCGGGTAATGCAAGCCCCATATTTATGACCCGCAACGTATGGGACGTTGGCGATGTAACCATAGTTGGAAACAACCATTTACGATTGAGTTTAACCCACGAAGAAGGTGGAAGAATTTATAAAGCAATAGGGTTTGGCTTGGGAGAACATTACAATAAAGTAGCACAAGGTATCAGTTTCGATATTTGCTATTATATAGAAGAAAACCATTTTAATGGACACGTAAATCTTCAACTCAACATCAAAGACATTTTGTTTAAATCATAG
- a CDS encoding gliding motility-associated C-terminal domain-containing protein has product MQNRFSCEKLYLLLWVILLYGFPYSVFAQNLVTNGDFESYSTCPNQYAQIHYADGWAQPSNGTPDYYHTCSANLNPLSNLIGSETPFSGNAFAGIVLANNVSIYREYIQRELSKRLVANQVYYFEMYISLGDSCNQASDQFGVYFSNDSIRTDSVIISRVPQITTKGPFYNKSGWTKVSALYKAVGGEKYITIGCFSPANTPNITNYIGGGGASTAFANIAYYYIDDVALIDPSCDSIPLNNISHVNIDVCSNLSSFTSLLNPTHAGVNYLWSDSSTNNQFQTKTIGQYWVYVYTANCPYVDTFTIRYIAPPILDLGTDTTLCSDAPLVIKPRHAPNVNFLWSNSSTDSILSVKNNGIYWTKITAANGCATTDSINVNFIIAPEVLGKDIDLCNATQFPIKLSAGKALANNYLWNTTATDSFVMAADTGTYWVKINKGSCNVTDTILVKNTSMPAVMLGNDTTVCIGNTINLTAPVSNSYKWYKSINIVSPSFALTSLNNSITAGTQGLYLLEVKRNTCTKRDTIKLETRNKPAVNIGNDTLLCYGSSITLNSIIASPNIKYLWQNGDTIPQQFISKKGMYWIKVRNDACEVADSINIDFENEQRISLGNDTAVCSDQVLTLTAKANNVSTFKWYNGSTKNITSINQGGTYWVDGIKGSCKVRDSIKITYIENPVVNLGADTLLCSGQSFTYKVSYPEASYLWSNNSTDSFMTDTRQGTYWVEINNHGCKGSDTVNVNIFVLNKIELGNDTALCEDDILALKINNVSAEAYLWNTGETDKTIKPKKSGIYWVEAKASICKVRDSIIVIFKPKPIVSLGNDTIICTNAPLVLNAKIDSATYLWDNLSTGKTRKVNTIGYYTVAVTKNGCTATDDIVVTTEKAPVLSLGNDTTLCNGYTLDLNPTVNGGVSEYLWQDNSTLPYFRVNTSGTYALTIKKGVCYVTDSIKVSYLNKANVNLGNDTDYCFNDAITLKTSVPNANTYLWQDGSTKNYLQVNKAGLYWVELNSNTCRVRDSVFLTQKQLPVINLGIDKSICKEESIVLDALNAGASFVWEDLSTTQTHKIKAPGLFYVTVTSNNGCLTSDTIKLDTFPTYFVNIGTDTFVCEGSSFTINTGVNYKSYLWQDGSTAPAFVTNKSGEYAVTVTNENNCTASDTIILAQKPKPVINLERSIKICEPNFTLNPDKNFISYLWQDGSTKNNFRVLDYGTYKLTVTDSNYCTNDAEIEVLNFCPAHLAMPNAFTPNADLLNDQYKPVTKNVQALHFKIYNRWGQLIFETQELEKGWDGKLNNILAEADVYFYSVTYVGTNTISTTQHGDFTLLR; this is encoded by the coding sequence ATGCAAAATCGGTTTTCATGTGAGAAATTATACCTTCTTTTATGGGTTATACTTTTGTATGGTTTTCCCTACTCCGTTTTTGCTCAAAACTTAGTTACCAATGGCGATTTTGAAAGTTATAGCACCTGCCCCAATCAATACGCACAAATACACTATGCAGATGGTTGGGCTCAGCCGTCCAACGGAACTCCCGATTATTACCATACCTGTTCAGCTAACTTAAATCCGTTAAGTAATTTAATAGGCTCTGAAACACCTTTTTCAGGTAATGCATTTGCAGGCATTGTTTTAGCCAATAATGTTAGTATTTACAGAGAATACATACAAAGAGAGCTCAGTAAAAGATTAGTAGCTAACCAAGTGTACTATTTTGAAATGTACATTAGTTTAGGTGATTCATGTAACCAAGCTTCCGACCAATTTGGTGTTTATTTCTCCAACGATTCCATCCGTACAGACAGTGTAATAATTAGCCGTGTTCCACAAATTACCACTAAAGGTCCTTTTTACAATAAATCCGGGTGGACAAAAGTATCAGCGTTATACAAAGCAGTAGGAGGTGAAAAATACATTACTATTGGTTGTTTTTCTCCAGCCAACACCCCGAATATAACCAATTATATTGGTGGAGGTGGCGCTTCTACTGCATTTGCTAATATTGCTTATTACTATATTGATGATGTTGCCCTCATTGACCCCTCTTGTGATTCCATTCCCCTTAATAACATAAGCCATGTAAATATTGATGTTTGCAGTAACCTAAGCAGCTTTACCAGTTTATTAAACCCTACCCATGCCGGAGTCAATTACCTTTGGAGTGATAGTTCAACAAACAACCAGTTTCAAACCAAAACAATTGGTCAATATTGGGTTTATGTATATACTGCCAATTGCCCTTATGTTGATACTTTTACCATTCGTTATATAGCACCACCTATATTAGACTTAGGGACAGATACAACACTCTGTAGTGATGCCCCTTTAGTAATTAAACCTCGGCATGCGCCAAACGTAAATTTCCTTTGGTCAAACAGCTCAACCGATTCCATACTATCAGTTAAAAATAACGGTATTTACTGGACCAAAATAACGGCAGCCAATGGTTGCGCTACAACCGACTCTATTAACGTTAATTTCATTATCGCACCTGAAGTACTCGGAAAAGACATTGATTTATGCAATGCAACTCAATTTCCGATAAAACTTTCAGCCGGCAAGGCATTAGCCAATAATTATTTATGGAATACCACTGCCACTGACTCCTTTGTAATGGCAGCCGATACTGGTACTTATTGGGTAAAAATAAACAAAGGCTCTTGTAATGTAACAGATACAATACTCGTTAAAAACACAAGCATGCCTGCTGTAATGTTAGGTAATGATACCACCGTTTGTATTGGTAATACTATTAATTTAACAGCTCCTGTATCAAATAGCTACAAATGGTATAAAAGTATTAATATAGTTAGCCCTTCTTTTGCACTTACCTCTCTAAATAACTCCATCACTGCCGGTACCCAAGGATTGTATTTACTGGAAGTAAAAAGAAATACTTGTACTAAAAGAGATACGATAAAACTGGAAACCAGAAACAAACCAGCGGTTAATATTGGCAACGATACATTACTTTGTTATGGCAGCTCCATAACACTTAACAGCATTATAGCAAGCCCTAATATTAAATACCTCTGGCAGAATGGCGATACTATTCCGCAGCAGTTCATTTCAAAAAAAGGAATGTATTGGATTAAAGTAAGAAACGATGCTTGTGAAGTAGCCGATTCTATCAATATTGATTTTGAAAACGAGCAAAGAATAAGTTTAGGGAATGACACTGCTGTATGCAGCGATCAGGTTTTAACTTTAACTGCAAAAGCAAATAATGTAAGCACCTTTAAATGGTATAACGGCTCTACCAAAAATATAACCAGTATTAACCAAGGCGGTACTTATTGGGTTGACGGAATAAAAGGCAGTTGTAAGGTTAGAGATAGTATTAAAATAACATACATAGAAAATCCTGTTGTTAACCTTGGTGCTGATACGCTTTTATGCTCAGGTCAATCATTTACGTATAAAGTAAGTTATCCCGAAGCTAGTTATTTATGGAGTAATAACAGCACTGATTCATTTATGACAGATACTAGGCAAGGCACTTATTGGGTAGAAATAAACAACCATGGTTGTAAGGGAAGCGATACAGTAAATGTAAATATATTTGTACTGAATAAAATAGAATTGGGGAACGATACCGCATTATGTGAAGATGATATATTAGCACTTAAAATAAATAACGTAAGTGCAGAAGCCTACTTATGGAACACCGGTGAAACGGATAAAACTATCAAACCAAAAAAATCCGGCATTTATTGGGTCGAGGCAAAAGCCTCTATTTGTAAAGTACGCGATAGCATTATCGTAATATTTAAACCTAAACCTATAGTCAGTTTAGGGAACGATACTATAATATGTACCAACGCCCCACTAGTACTTAATGCAAAAATTGACTCTGCCACCTACTTATGGGATAACCTAAGTACAGGCAAAACACGTAAAGTAAATACAATAGGATACTATACCGTAGCTGTAACCAAAAATGGTTGTACTGCAACAGATGATATAGTAGTAACTACCGAAAAAGCCCCTGTGCTTAGCTTAGGCAACGATACAACGCTTTGCAACGGCTATACTTTAGACTTAAACCCAACAGTGAATGGAGGAGTAAGCGAATACTTATGGCAAGACAATTCAACACTTCCTTATTTTAGAGTAAATACATCGGGTACTTATGCATTAACCATTAAAAAAGGAGTATGCTATGTTACCGATTCAATAAAAGTTTCCTATTTAAATAAAGCCAATGTAAACTTAGGCAACGATACTGATTATTGTTTTAACGATGCCATTACACTCAAAACAAGTGTCCCTAATGCCAATACTTATTTATGGCAAGATGGAAGTACAAAAAACTATTTACAGGTAAACAAAGCTGGATTGTATTGGGTGGAGTTAAACAGCAATACTTGTAGAGTAAGAGACTCTGTATTTTTAACCCAAAAACAATTACCCGTTATTAATTTAGGTATTGATAAAAGCATTTGTAAAGAAGAAAGTATAGTGCTTGATGCGCTAAATGCAGGTGCTAGTTTTGTATGGGAAGACCTTTCAACAACACAAACACATAAAATAAAAGCACCCGGCTTGTTTTATGTTACTGTAACCAGCAACAATGGATGCCTTACATCAGACACGATAAAACTAGATACTTTTCCTACTTATTTTGTAAATATTGGAACCGATACTTTTGTATGTGAAGGTTCATCATTTACTATAAATACAGGAGTAAATTATAAATCGTACTTATGGCAAGATGGTAGCACTGCACCTGCTTTTGTTACCAATAAATCAGGCGAATATGCTGTTACTGTTACAAACGAAAACAATTGCACTGCAAGCGATACTATTATACTTGCTCAAAAACCAAAACCTGTTATTAATTTAGAGCGTTCTATAAAAATTTGTGAACCAAACTTTACCTTAAATCCCGATAAAAACTTTATCAGTTATTTATGGCAGGATGGCTCAACAAAAAATAATTTCCGTGTATTAGATTACGGCACATACAAACTAACAGTTACCGACTCTAACTATTGTACCAACGATGCCGAAATAGAAGTACTTAATTTTTGTCCTGCTCATTTAGCCATGCCGAATGCATTTACACCTAATGCTGATTTATTAAACGACCAGTACAAACCCGTTACTAAAAACGTACAGGCACTTCACTTCAAAATATACAACAGGTGGGGGCAGCTTATATTTGAAACTCAGGAACTGGAAAAGGGATGGGACGGGAAATTAAACAACATATTAGCAGAAGCTGATGTGTACTTTTACTCTGTAACGTACGTAGGCACTAACACAATAAGTACAACCCAACATGGCGATTTTACTTTATTAAGATAA
- the arsC gene encoding arsenate reductase (glutaredoxin) (This arsenate reductase requires both glutathione and glutaredoxin to convert arsenate to arsenite, after which the efflux transporter formed by ArsA and ArsB can extrude the arsenite from the cell, providing resistance.), giving the protein MAGCGYVCPQCEGVGFTADLLPCNWCNPQTMITVYHNSRCSKSRNALTLLEEKNIDFKFVEYLKTPFTHKELADLIKLIGIKPFDLIRKNEDIFKATYANKQLSDAEWIDVMLAHPTLIERPIVVNGKKAIIARPAEKILEIL; this is encoded by the coding sequence ATGGCAGGTTGCGGTTATGTATGTCCTCAGTGTGAAGGTGTTGGTTTTACAGCCGACTTGTTACCTTGTAATTGGTGTAACCCTCAAACAATGATTACTGTATACCATAATAGCAGATGTAGTAAAAGCAGAAATGCGCTTACTTTATTAGAAGAAAAAAATATTGACTTTAAATTTGTAGAGTATTTAAAAACACCTTTTACGCATAAGGAGTTGGCTGATTTAATTAAGCTCATTGGTATTAAACCATTTGATTTGATTAGAAAAAATGAGGATATTTTTAAAGCAACATACGCTAATAAGCAATTGAGTGATGCGGAATGGATTGATGTGATGCTGGCTCATCCAACTTTAATAGAAAGGCCTATTGTGGTGAATGGTAAAAAAGCAATTATTGCACGTCCGGCAGAGAAAATTCTGGAAATTTTGTAA
- a CDS encoding SRPBCC domain-containing protein, producing the protein MENFNWTSFTKKIAVKAKLTDMYDAWTVASKIETWFLSQAVYFDTNNNVIDVNTNVKDGYTYAWNWYAQAHLEKGHIIKANGKDFIQFSFAGECIVEVTLTEENDVVIVALTQKNIPMDDLSKQNIRLGCATGWSFFLVNLKSVYEGGLDLRNKSMDYITMVNN; encoded by the coding sequence ATGGAAAATTTTAACTGGACTTCGTTTACTAAAAAAATTGCAGTAAAAGCCAAGCTGACTGATATGTATGATGCCTGGACTGTAGCATCGAAAATAGAAACGTGGTTTTTAAGCCAAGCTGTTTACTTTGATACTAATAATAATGTTATTGATGTCAATACAAATGTTAAAGACGGATATACTTATGCATGGAATTGGTATGCTCAGGCGCACTTAGAAAAGGGTCATATTATCAAAGCCAATGGCAAAGATTTTATCCAGTTTTCGTTTGCGGGCGAATGTATAGTTGAAGTAACTTTAACAGAGGAAAACGATGTGGTGATAGTGGCACTTACTCAAAAAAATATTCCTATGGATGATCTTTCCAAACAAAATATACGTTTGGGTTGCGCTACGGGTTGGTCATTTTTCCTGGTTAATCTAAAATCGGTATATGAGGGCGGTTTAGACTTAAGAAATAAAAGTATGGATTACATAACGATGGTTAATAATTGA
- the rocD gene encoding ornithine--oxo-acid transaminase — protein sequence MIKETSELAKSDYFIDLEHHYGAHNYHPIPVVIEHAAGVFMYDVEGKQYFDFLSAYSAVNQGHCHPRIINALTKQAQKLTLTSRAFHNNLLGEYEKYITSYFGFDKVLPMNTGVEGGETAIKLARRWGYDVKGIAENQAEVIFAEGNFWGRTMAAISSSNDPSSFKGFGPFMPGFKLIPYNDLVILEDTFKSNPNICAFMFEPIQGEAGVVVPHEGYLQGVRNLCTKYNVLMIADEVQTGLCRTGKMLACDHENVKPDVLILGKALSGGTMPVAAVLANDEVMLTIKPGEHGSTYGGNPLACAVAMEALQVLKDEHLADNAEAMGIIFRERMTALMQKTNLISLVRGKGLLNAIVILPFGNGKTAYDVCLTLKEHGLLAKQTHGDIIRFAPPLTINADQMHQACDIINQVILGLEK from the coding sequence ATGATTAAAGAAACGAGCGAATTGGCTAAAAGTGACTATTTTATAGATTTAGAACACCACTACGGGGCACATAACTACCATCCCATTCCGGTTGTAATAGAACATGCTGCGGGTGTATTTATGTACGATGTAGAAGGTAAACAATACTTTGATTTTCTTTCAGCATACAGTGCGGTAAACCAAGGCCATTGCCATCCGCGTATTATAAATGCTTTAACCAAGCAAGCACAAAAACTAACTTTAACCAGTCGTGCGTTTCACAATAACCTGTTAGGCGAATATGAAAAATATATAACCAGCTACTTTGGTTTTGATAAAGTATTGCCCATGAACACAGGTGTAGAAGGTGGCGAAACGGCCATTAAATTAGCAAGGCGTTGGGGATATGATGTAAAAGGTATAGCCGAAAATCAGGCAGAAGTAATTTTTGCTGAAGGTAATTTTTGGGGTAGAACCATGGCAGCTATTTCATCTAGCAACGACCCAAGCAGCTTTAAAGGTTTTGGTCCGTTTATGCCCGGCTTTAAATTAATTCCTTACAACGATTTAGTTATTTTAGAAGATACCTTTAAAAGCAATCCAAACATTTGTGCTTTTATGTTTGAGCCTATTCAGGGCGAAGCAGGCGTTGTTGTTCCACACGAAGGTTACTTACAAGGTGTAAGAAATTTATGTACCAAATACAATGTATTGATGATTGCCGATGAGGTACAAACTGGCCTTTGCCGTACTGGTAAAATGTTGGCTTGCGACCATGAAAATGTAAAACCCGATGTATTGATTTTAGGCAAAGCCCTTTCAGGTGGAACTATGCCGGTAGCAGCCGTATTAGCCAACGATGAAGTAATGTTAACCATTAAACCGGGTGAACATGGCAGTACCTATGGTGGTAATCCTTTGGCTTGTGCAGTAGCTATGGAGGCTTTACAAGTTTTAAAAGACGAGCATTTAGCCGACAATGCAGAAGCGATGGGTATTATATTCAGAGAGCGTATGACTGCTTTGATGCAAAAAACCAATTTAATTAGTTTAGTACGTGGCAAAGGTTTATTAAACGCTATTGTTATTTTGCCTTTTGGCAATGGAAAAACAGCTTACGATGTTTGCTTAACTTTAAAAGAACATGGTTTATTGGCTAAACAAACGCATGGCGATATTATTCGTTTTGCACCACCATTAACCATTAATGCGGACCAAATGCATCAGGCATGCGATATTATTAATCAGGTGATTCTAGGATTAGAAAAATAA
- a CDS encoding glycosyltransferase family 2 protein has translation MKVAGFTFIKNAIIYDYPVVEAIQSILPICDEVYVALGKSDDDTEALILSIDPTKIKIIKTLWDETLKQGGQVLAAETNKAFQAIPTYYDWCFYIQGDEVIHEKYLPIVKQAMLTYKSHKRVDGLLFKYLHFYGSYDYIGNSSKWYNNEIRVVKNNKKIYSYKDAQGFRKNDDEKLHVKAIDAYIYHYGWVKDPRAMQRKQEEFHKLWHNQEWIDKNVVKADAFDYSKIDSLARFEDIHPKVMQKRIAEKNWQFEFDLNYNKTKLKDQFKKFAAKYLGWEIGYKNYKRI, from the coding sequence ATGAAAGTAGCAGGTTTTACTTTTATTAAAAATGCCATTATTTACGATTATCCGGTTGTAGAAGCCATACAATCTATTTTACCTATATGCGATGAGGTGTATGTAGCTTTGGGTAAATCTGACGATGATACTGAAGCACTTATTCTATCTATTGACCCCACAAAAATAAAGATTATAAAAACCCTTTGGGATGAAACTCTGAAGCAGGGTGGGCAAGTGTTGGCAGCAGAAACCAATAAAGCTTTTCAAGCTATTCCTACTTATTACGATTGGTGTTTTTATATACAAGGCGATGAAGTAATACACGAAAAATATTTACCTATAGTTAAACAGGCTATGCTAACCTATAAAAGCCATAAACGAGTAGATGGTTTGTTGTTTAAATACCTTCATTTTTACGGCTCGTACGATTATATAGGCAACTCCAGCAAATGGTATAACAATGAAATACGTGTTGTAAAAAACAACAAGAAAATATACTCTTATAAAGATGCGCAAGGCTTTAGAAAAAACGATGATGAAAAGCTACACGTTAAAGCCATTGATGCCTATATTTATCATTATGGTTGGGTAAAAGACCCGCGGGCTATGCAACGTAAACAAGAGGAGTTTCATAAGCTATGGCATAACCAGGAATGGATAGATAAAAATGTAGTGAAAGCAGATGCTTTTGATTACAGTAAAATAGATTCATTAGCCCGGTTTGAAGATATACACCCTAAGGTAATGCAAAAACGTATTGCTGAAAAAAACTGGCAGTTTGAGTTTGATTTAAACTACAATAAAACCAAACTAAAAGACCAATTTAAAAAGTTTGCTGCCAAATATTTGGGCTGGGAAATAGGGTATAAAAACTACAAAAGGATTTAG
- a CDS encoding ABC transporter ATP-binding protein — protein MNGYLKFLRFTFKYKYYALMNILCNVLSSIFGLFSIASIIPMLDVLFSAKEVSTVKPTADVGFSFKQNFDVLKNFIVEYKAMYGAEVVLLYICGFVVVMITLKNLFRYLALFFMVPMRNYIISDFRKAAYQRILILPLSYFSKEKKGDLLSRMTSDMHQIEVAIMSSLEAFTKEPITILIFLSSLIWVSPKLTLIVFCALPVSALFMALIGKLLKKQTSRGQAKFGSLVSHVEETLTGVRVIKAFNAQDFLFKRFLVQNQEYTQLNIKANRTADGSSPISETISVSVFAIILWIGGKMVLHNDDSLSASVFLGYLGVFSQLLSPAKAFSTAYNSMNKGLASIERVEEIINSEEIIIEKPNAIPIKAFNQTIEFKNVSFKYQDEWVFENLNLTIQKGQTVALVGPSGGGKSTLTDLIPRFYDPTKGQILIDGVDIRDYKILDLRGLMGIVTQESILFNDTIANNISFAKESVTKDQVEQAAKIANAHSFIVETESGYETNIGDRGSKLSGGQKQRLSIARAVNTNPDILILDEATSALDTASERLVQEALSNVMLNRTTIIVAHRLSTIKNADVIVVLERGKIVQQGNHNELVHQEGLYKQLIAHQQIPE, from the coding sequence ATGAACGGCTACTTAAAATTTTTACGCTTTACTTTTAAATATAAATACTATGCTTTAATGAACATTCTTTGTAATGTTCTATCAAGTATTTTTGGTTTGTTTTCTATTGCTTCTATTATTCCTATGTTAGATGTTTTGTTTAGTGCTAAAGAAGTAAGCACGGTAAAACCAACGGCTGATGTAGGTTTCAGTTTCAAACAAAATTTTGATGTTTTAAAAAACTTTATAGTTGAGTATAAAGCCATGTACGGGGCGGAAGTAGTGCTGTTGTATATATGTGGTTTTGTAGTAGTGATGATTACTTTAAAAAACCTGTTCAGATATCTGGCTTTGTTTTTTATGGTTCCTATGCGCAACTATATTATCAGCGATTTTAGAAAGGCTGCATACCAACGTATATTAATATTACCTCTATCTTATTTCAGTAAAGAAAAAAAGGGTGATTTGTTAAGCCGTATGACGAGTGATATGCACCAGATAGAGGTGGCTATTATGAGTTCGCTGGAGGCATTTACCAAAGAACCTATTACCATTCTTATATTTTTAAGCTCGTTAATTTGGGTGAGTCCTAAGCTTACTTTAATTGTGTTTTGTGCTTTGCCTGTTAGTGCTTTGTTTATGGCCTTAATAGGTAAGCTGCTTAAAAAACAAACATCGCGCGGACAAGCTAAATTTGGTTCATTGGTTTCGCATGTGGAAGAAACTTTAACAGGCGTGCGCGTAATCAAAGCATTTAATGCGCAAGACTTTTTGTTTAAACGCTTTTTGGTGCAAAACCAGGAGTATACGCAATTGAATATTAAGGCCAATAGAACAGCCGATGGTTCATCGCCCATTAGCGAAACCATTAGCGTATCAGTATTTGCTATTATTTTATGGATTGGTGGTAAAATGGTTTTGCATAACGATGATAGTCTGAGTGCCTCTGTTTTCTTGGGTTACTTAGGGGTGTTTTCGCAATTGCTTTCACCTGCCAAAGCTTTTAGTACGGCTTATAATTCTATGAATAAAGGTTTGGCTTCTATTGAAAGAGTAGAAGAAATTATTAATAGCGAAGAAATAATTATTGAAAAACCGAATGCTATTCCTATCAAAGCATTTAACCAAACCATTGAGTTTAAAAATGTAAGTTTTAAATATCAGGATGAGTGGGTATTTGAAAATTTAAACCTGACTATTCAAAAGGGGCAAACCGTTGCTTTGGTGGGCCCTTCGGGCGGAGGGAAGTCAACTTTAACCGATTTAATACCTCGTTTTTATGACCCAACAAAAGGACAAATTTTAATTGATGGTGTAGATATACGCGATTATAAAATTTTAGATTTACGTGGTTTAATGGGTATAGTTACGCAAGAGAGTATTTTGTTTAACGATACGATAGCCAATAATATCAGCTTTGCCAAAGAATCGGTTACCAAAGATCAAGTAGAACAGGCGGCTAAAATTGCCAATGCGCATAGCTTTATTGTTGAAACAGAAAGCGGCTATGAAACCAATATTGGTGATAGAGGCAGCAAATTAAGCGGTGGACAAAAACAACGCTTAAGTATAGCAAGAGCGGTAAATACCAATCCTGATATATTGATTTTAGATGAAGCCACTTCTGCTTTAGATACGGCCAGTGAACGTTTGGTACAGGAAGCATTAAGCAATGTAATGTTGAACAGAACTACCATTATAGTAGCACACCGCTTAAGTACTATCAAAAATGCCGATGTTATTGTTGTATTGGAAAGAGGTAAAATTGTACAGCAAGGTAACCACAATGAGTTAGTACATCAGGAAGGTTTATACAAACAACTGATAGCGCACCAACAAATACCTGAATAA